GAGCATGAGCTTCGGCTTCATCGCCACCGCGCGGGCGATCGCCACGCGCTGCTGCTGGCCGCCGGACAGCTGCGCCGGGTAGGCGTCGGCCTTGTGGGCCAGCCCCACCTGCTCGAGCAGCTTCATGCCCTCGGCGCGGGCCTCGGCGGGCTTCATCCCCTTCACGTGCACCGGGGCCTCGATGATGTTCTCGATCGCGGTGCGGTGGGGGAAGAGGTTGAAGGACTGGAACACCATGCCGATGTCCGAGCGCTGGCGGGCGGCGTCCTCCTCGGAGATCTCGTAGAGCACGCCGTTCTTCTCGCGGTAGCCGATCAGCTCGCCGTCGACGTAGAGGCGCCCGGCGGTGATCTTCTCCAGGTGGTTCACGCAGCGAAGGAAGGTGGACTTTCCGGAGCCGGACGGGCCGATCAGGCAGGTGACCTGCCCCTTTTTCACCTGGATGTCGATGCCCTTGAGCACCTCGATGGAGCCGTAGGACTTGCACACCTGCTGGGCGTCGATCATCAGATCCTGTGATTGAGTCATGATCAATTTTCTCCTTGTCTGATCCAGGACCTAGGCGTTGCGCTCGGTGGATTCGTTGACCACGTCGACGTTTCTAGGCAGCGCACCCTCGGCGTCGGCAAGCGCGGCAAGCTGGCGGGCGGTCAGCTCGCGGCGGGCGCCCTTGGCGAAGTAACGCTCGAGGTAGTACTGGCCGACCATGAGCACCGAGGTGACCACGAGGTACCAGGTGGCGGCGACCAGCAGCATCGGGATGGGCTCGAACAGGGCGTTGGCGATGTCCATCGAGCGGCCGTAGAGCTCCTCGGAGTAGGGGATGGCCACGACCAGCGAGGTGGTCTTCAGCAGCGAGATGAACTCGTTGCCGGTCGGCGGGATGATGATCCGCATCGCCTGCGGGAGCACGGTGCGGCGGATGGTCATCCACCAGCTCATGCCCAGCGCCTTGGAGGCCTCGGTCTGGCCCTCGGGCACGGCCTGGATGCCGGAGCGGACGATCTCGGCCATGTAGGCGGCCTCGTTAAGGCCTAGGCCGATGACGGCGAGGAAGAAGAGGTTTTTCAGCAGGCTCTGCAGATCGATCTCGGCGAAGCCGACGTTGATCGACTTGAAGATGGTGCCCGCCAGGCCCCAGAAGACCAGCTGGACGTAGACCGGGGTCCCGCGGAAGATCCACAGGTACGCCCAGGAGATTGCGCTGAGCACCGGGTTGGGGGACATGCGCAGGACGGCGACAATGGAACCCAAGACCACGCCGATCGTCATGGCGAGCACGGTGAGCAGGATGGTGCGCACGGTGGCCGCCGCGATGCGGGTGTCGAAGAGATACTTCATGTACGTATCCCAGCGGAAGGCCTCGTTCTGGCTCGCGGAGATGAGGAACCAAGCCAAAAGCGCGAGCAGGATGATGGCGGTGATCCACCGTCCCGGGTGAGGCAGAGATTTGGCCTCGATCGGCTTGGGAGTAGGGGTAGTACTCATAGTGTGTTCTTTCAAATTCCAAAGAGCCTCCCTCGCGCCCCTCCCGCGGCCAAGCGGAGTTGGACCGCGAGAGATTTTTTCGGCGAGGAAAGCTCTCTTTAACGGATACGAAGAATTACTTTACCGGCTGGCCGTTGATCATGGCCTCGGTGACTGCGCCCTCCTGCAGACCCCACTGGTTGAGGATCTTGGCGTAGTCGCCGGAATCGATGAGCTGCTGCAGCGCCGCGGCGACGGCCTTGCTCAGCTCGGAGCCCTTCTTGACCGGCCAACCGTAGTGGGCGGCGTCGAAGATCTCGCCGGTGGTCTCCAGGCGGTTGTTAGAGCGCTCGACGGCCCAGGCGGTGACCGGGGAGTCGGCGGAGACGGCGTCGGCGCGGCCGAGGATCACGGCGTTGGCGGCGGCGTCGGAGGAGTCGAAGGCGAGGACGTTGATGGCGGACTTGCCCTCGTCCTGGCACTTCTGGGAGCGGCCGGCGACGTCGTCGGTCTCGGAGACGGTGGTGCGCTGGACGGCGACGGTCAGGCCGCAGGCGTCATCCGGGTTGACGGACTTGCCGGTGGGCTGTGCCCACTGGATGCCGGCGTTGAAGTAGTTGACGAAGTCGTAGTTCTGGCGGCGCTCCTCGTTGTCGGTGAAGCCAGACACGCCCATCTCGTCGGTGCCGCCGGACACGGCCGGGAGGATGAGGGAGAAGTCCTGCTCGTTGACCTTGAGCTCGAGGCCCATGATGGAGGCCACGGCGCGGGCGAGGTCGATGTCGAAGCCGATGATGTTGCCCTGCGGGTCCTTGAACTCGGCGGGCGCGAACGGCGGGTTGGAACCCACGGTGAGGGTGCCGTCGGCGGCGATGTCGGCGGGGACCATCGCGGCGATGGAGTCGACCTTGGCCGGCTTGATCTCGGTCCAGCCGGACGGCAGGCCGCCCTCGTTGGACAGCTCGGAGCCGTCCGCGGAGGCGGAATCGGAGGAGGACGAGCCGCCCTCGGAGTTGGTCACGCAGCCGGTGAGCAGGGTTGCGGAGGTAAGAAGCGCGGCGAGTCCGACCGCCTGTCGCTTGGAGAGGAACTTGGGAAGAATCATGTGCATAAACCTAACATATTTCTTGCCCGATTAAGCGCCCCCGCCGCGGGTTAACGCCGATTAAATAGGTGCCCATAACGAGGGCGTTTTCGCCACAGAAAATAATATGTGCCCCGTTTCATGCTTGCCGACGCCTACGGCACCGAACCTATCCGTCGTGGGAGTCGCTGAACCGCTCGAGAATCATGATCGCGCCCGCGATGATCCCGCCGAGGACGATCATGCCCACCAGCCAGCCCACGTTGCCGCTGGGGGCTGCAAGGGTGGTGCCGTCGCCCCGCCACGGCCACAGTGCGCGCAGTGAGCCGAGCATGAGGCCCGCCATGGTGGCCATGGTCAGCGTGTGGTGCTGGTTGACCAGGTAGTCGAGGGTGCGGATAAACAGCGCGATGCCGGTGAGCGCCCCGGCGATGAACACCGCCATGACGGTGAGGTTTCGGTCGGCCACGGCCCCCATGATCGGCTGGTAGAGGCCCATCGCCAGCAGCACGAAGGAACCCGACACGCCCGGCAGCACGAGCGCGCACACGGCGACGGCGGCGGCGAGGAACACCACGACGAGCGACGGGTGAGGCTTTTCCGCGGCGGTGAACCCGGTGAGGAAGAAGATGAGGACGGCCGCGCCCACGAACAACGCCGCGGCGGGAAGCCACCGTGTGGCCAGGTCCCGCTTGTCGATCATCTTGATCGGGACGATAAGGGATACCGCTACCATTCCCAGAAACAACGCGCGGGAGGTCTCGGGCGAATTCTCAACGAAGGAGTGCATCACCTTCGACAGCGCCAGCACCGTGCCGACCATGCCCGCCCCCACGGCGGCGAGGAACCCCCACTCGACCTGCGGCGCGGCACCCTGGGCGTCGGAACGCCTCGAGAAAAGGCCGCGGACCAGATGCAAAAGCCCACGTCCGTTGTGGATCGCGCGTTCGTAGATGCCGGTGACCAGCGCCACCGTTCCGCCGGAGACCCCCGGCACCATCTCCGCCAGGCCGATGAGCCCGCCGATGATGAGGTTGATGAGTACGGACAGGGGAGTGGTCTTCGGGCGGGCGTTCATGGTGGCCGTCATGAGGAAGTGCGATGCTTTCTTTGAGCTGTGAACCGAAATGTAAAACGATAGTCGGATCCAGCATACCCAGAAAGTTTGTGGCCGCCACCCGCCACGACACGGCCGGATCAACCCCAGCCAGGCGCCACCCCCAGCGCGCGCCCGCCGCCGCACCCCGCATGAACTGGCGATTACCGGGAACCGCTCACACTGGTTTAGTATTTTTGAGGAACGCCCCAGTAGCCCAATTGGCAGAGGCAACGGATTCAAAACCCGTCCAGTGTGAGTTCGAGTCTCACCTGGGGCACCACACACCCCGTTTCTTTTCCGTCGGTTTGGCGAAGGGAAGCGGGGTTCTTGCATTTTCGAAAGTTGACACTTTTCCTTACCTCGCTACACATTGAAAAATGTGTTGCCTCCCCACAGCTTCAATTTTTTTGCGAGGAGAGTTTCATGTTTGAGGCTTTTGTTGGCGTGTGATCCGGATGCAATCAAGACCTTTCGGGGCGCTTAAGACCTTTCGTCACCCAGAGGATCCAAAATAGAAAGCAATTTCGAAGCCCCTGAACGCCGCGGGGCAGCGTCTCGATAGACTACTTTGCAGCAATTCTTTTTGAGTTTCACTAACAAATGGAGCGACTTTATGGCTAGCAGTTCCTTGTACCAAGCGGTGTGGGGCACCGCAGATACCTATTTGCGTGGCGTAGTTTCTCGCCAGAACTACGGCGACTACATTCTCCCCTTCACGGTGCTTCGCCGCATGGAGTGTTCGCTAAAAAACACGAAGCAGGGCGTGCTGGAAACGGTGAAACGCTGTCAGCACATGCCGGAACACCTCATTGACGCAATGGTCTTTTCGGAGCACGGTCTACCGTTCTACTCGTCGTCGCCTTTGTCGTTGGAGACCATTGCAGCCTCGGACGATAACGT
This is a stretch of genomic DNA from Corynebacterium vitaeruminis DSM 20294. It encodes these proteins:
- a CDS encoding amino acid ABC transporter ATP-binding protein; this encodes MTQSQDLMIDAQQVCKSYGSIEVLKGIDIQVKKGQVTCLIGPSGSGKSTFLRCVNHLEKITAGRLYVDGELIGYREKNGVLYEISEEDAARQRSDIGMVFQSFNLFPHRTAIENIIEAPVHVKGMKPAEARAEGMKLLEQVGLAHKADAYPAQLSGGQQQRVAIARAVAMKPKLMLFDEPTSALDPELVGEVLNVMRQLANDGMTMMVVTHEMGFAREVADEVVFMADGYIVERGPARQVIENPQHERTQAFLSSLL
- a CDS encoding amino acid ABC transporter permease, which produces MSTTPTPKPIEAKSLPHPGRWITAIILLALLAWFLISASQNEAFRWDTYMKYLFDTRIAAATVRTILLTVLAMTIGVVLGSIVAVLRMSPNPVLSAISWAYLWIFRGTPVYVQLVFWGLAGTIFKSINVGFAEIDLQSLLKNLFFLAVIGLGLNEAAYMAEIVRSGIQAVPEGQTEASKALGMSWWMTIRRTVLPQAMRIIIPPTGNEFISLLKTTSLVVAIPYSEELYGRSMDIANALFEPIPMLLVAATWYLVVTSVLMVGQYYLERYFAKGARRELTARQLAALADAEGALPRNVDVVNESTERNA
- a CDS encoding ABC transporter substrate-binding protein, which translates into the protein MILPKFLSKRQAVGLAALLTSATLLTGCVTNSEGGSSSSDSASADGSELSNEGGLPSGWTEIKPAKVDSIAAMVPADIAADGTLTVGSNPPFAPAEFKDPQGNIIGFDIDLARAVASIMGLELKVNEQDFSLILPAVSGGTDEMGVSGFTDNEERRQNYDFVNYFNAGIQWAQPTGKSVNPDDACGLTVAVQRTTVSETDDVAGRSQKCQDEGKSAINVLAFDSSDAAANAVILGRADAVSADSPVTAWAVERSNNRLETTGEIFDAAHYGWPVKKGSELSKAVAAALQQLIDSGDYAKILNQWGLQEGAVTEAMINGQPVK
- a CDS encoding DUF368 domain-containing protein; amino-acid sequence: MTATMNARPKTTPLSVLINLIIGGLIGLAEMVPGVSGGTVALVTGIYERAIHNGRGLLHLVRGLFSRRSDAQGAAPQVEWGFLAAVGAGMVGTVLALSKVMHSFVENSPETSRALFLGMVAVSLIVPIKMIDKRDLATRWLPAAALFVGAAVLIFFLTGFTAAEKPHPSLVVVFLAAAVAVCALVLPGVSGSFVLLAMGLYQPIMGAVADRNLTVMAVFIAGALTGIALFIRTLDYLVNQHHTLTMATMAGLMLGSLRALWPWRGDGTTLAAPSGNVGWLVGMIVLGGIIAGAIMILERFSDSHDG